The Acidicapsa acidisoli genome contains a region encoding:
- the flgG gene encoding flagellar basal-body rod protein FlgG encodes MIRALYTAASGMSAQQLNLDTIANNLANSSTTGFRQSSLEFQDMLYQNLITPGAAQSPTTVSAGLQVGLGTRPAATEVIMTQGELNQTNNPLDLAIEGSGFFQVQRPDGTVAYTRAGQFYQNNQGTIVTTAGDPLVPTITIPANATAVTVTQYGVVNATLPGQTNPTQLGQIQLATFANPGGLQSMGSNLLQETLSSGNPVLGNPGGTEGLGTLQQGYLENSNVDVVTEFVQMVLAQRAYESNSKVVKAADDMYSQVNNMTR; translated from the coding sequence GTGATACGAGCTCTTTATACGGCCGCCAGCGGCATGAGCGCACAGCAGCTCAATCTCGATACCATCGCCAATAACCTGGCCAACTCTTCAACGACCGGTTTTCGCCAGTCGAGTCTTGAGTTTCAGGATATGTTGTACCAGAACCTGATCACGCCAGGTGCAGCCCAGTCGCCGACCACCGTCTCGGCGGGCTTGCAGGTCGGCCTTGGCACTCGCCCAGCTGCGACTGAGGTAATCATGACGCAAGGCGAGTTGAATCAGACCAACAATCCTTTGGATCTGGCGATTGAAGGATCGGGCTTCTTTCAGGTGCAGCGCCCGGATGGAACGGTAGCCTATACGCGAGCTGGACAGTTCTACCAGAACAATCAGGGAACAATTGTGACCACAGCCGGCGACCCCCTGGTGCCCACGATCACCATTCCGGCCAATGCAACCGCGGTTACGGTGACGCAGTATGGCGTTGTGAACGCCACTCTGCCGGGACAGACCAATCCTACTCAGTTGGGCCAGATTCAGCTCGCTACCTTTGCCAACCCTGGAGGATTGCAGAGCATGGGAAGCAATCTGCTGCAGGAGACGCTGAGTTCAGGCAATCCGGTGCTCGGCAATCCGGGAGGCACGGAAGGCCTGGGAACGCTGCAGCAGGGCTATCTTGAGAACTCGAACGTCGATGTTGTGACCGAGTTCGTGCAGATGGTGTTAGCGCAGCGGGCTTATGAGTCGAACTCCAAGGTAGTCAAGGCGGCGGACGACATGTATTCGCAGGTTAATAACATGACCCGTTAA
- a CDS encoding chemotaxis protein CheX yields MTLSLRENLHLVSDPTNLDSSVEEVFHMMLGAACRPTELAMPEEPETITAVVGFGGLLSGACVFRSGASAALAIAGKLTGMEFSEIDDTVKDAIGEVCNMLAGAWKGRTPDLSANCGLSIPAVITGSNYHIHVQAPEFRLHHVYEFESTVFEVTIICDGLQ; encoded by the coding sequence ATGACGCTGTCACTGCGGGAGAATCTGCACCTTGTCTCAGATCCGACGAATCTCGACTCCAGCGTGGAGGAAGTCTTTCACATGATGCTCGGCGCAGCCTGCCGGCCAACCGAACTGGCAATGCCCGAGGAACCGGAGACAATTACGGCCGTCGTGGGCTTCGGCGGCCTGTTGAGCGGAGCGTGCGTCTTTCGCTCCGGAGCATCGGCGGCTCTCGCCATAGCGGGGAAGCTGACGGGAATGGAATTCTCGGAAATTGACGACACGGTAAAGGACGCAATTGGCGAGGTTTGCAACATGCTTGCTGGTGCGTGGAAGGGACGGACTCCCGATCTTTCCGCAAACTGCGGACTGTCCATTCCGGCAGTCATCACAGGAAGCAACTATCATATTCACGTCCAGGCTCCGGAGTTTCGTCTCCATCACGTCTATGAATTTGAGAGCACCGTTTTCGAGGTGACTATCATTTGCGACGGGCTTCAGTAA
- a CDS encoding FliA/WhiG family RNA polymerase sigma factor: MQGSELSGEPTASLDVSNPNGSADASAAGTSGDEYRKDTPVRLDLTREEERLLLEHLPIVRFLARRIHERLPQHVELDDLFSAGVVGLMDAFAKFDSTKQVQFRSYAQFRIRGAILDSLRTLDWSPRELRRKGRAVEEAIRTLTARLGHAPSEQEIALELGSSLDAYQQLLGELKGLEIGTLHLERNEDSGEEELAYIPGRPDEDPLFRCLRSEMEGRLAGAIQELPERERLVMTLYYYEEMTMREIGMALGVVESRVSQIHASAVLHLRSALSELVSHGQSLPRSRRSAGKAPERIERAERPGAALPRMTASQ, encoded by the coding sequence ATGCAGGGATCAGAATTGAGCGGCGAACCAACAGCTTCACTCGATGTTTCGAATCCGAATGGAAGCGCCGATGCTTCTGCCGCGGGAACGAGTGGGGATGAGTATCGCAAAGACACTCCAGTGCGGCTCGACCTGACGCGCGAAGAGGAGCGTCTTCTGCTGGAGCATCTCCCGATCGTCCGCTTCCTCGCGCGCCGGATTCACGAGCGTTTGCCGCAACATGTGGAGTTGGACGATCTGTTTTCCGCTGGCGTGGTCGGCCTGATGGATGCCTTCGCAAAATTCGATTCGACGAAACAGGTTCAGTTCCGCAGTTATGCGCAGTTCCGGATTCGCGGGGCAATTCTCGACAGCCTGAGGACGCTGGACTGGAGTCCCCGGGAACTGCGGCGCAAGGGCCGAGCCGTGGAGGAAGCGATTCGAACGCTTACGGCGCGGCTGGGTCACGCGCCCTCGGAACAGGAAATTGCGTTGGAGTTGGGAAGCAGTCTCGATGCGTATCAACAATTGCTTGGAGAGTTGAAGGGCCTTGAGATTGGCACGCTACACCTGGAGCGCAACGAAGACTCAGGCGAGGAAGAGCTGGCCTACATACCGGGACGGCCTGACGAGGATCCTTTGTTTCGTTGCCTGCGCAGTGAAATGGAGGGTCGCCTGGCTGGAGCGATTCAGGAGTTGCCGGAGCGCGAACGGCTGGTTATGACGCTGTACTACTACGAAGAGATGACAATGCGGGAGATTGGCATGGCGTTGGGGGTGGTAGAGTCGAGAGTTTCGCAGATTCACGCGTCCGCCGTGTTGCACCTGCGTTCGGCGCTTTCGGAGCTTGTTTCTCACGGGCAGAGTCTTCCGCGATCACGCCGCAGCGCAGGCAAGGCGCCGGAACGCATTGAACGCGCGGAGCGGCCGGGTGCTGCCCTGCCGAGAATGACAGCGAGCCAGTGA
- a CDS encoding flagellar basal body P-ring protein FlgI has translation MDGWGTGSFTPVQYLVAGICLATAVSVDMGNAQTSGQAFPPSRVTLNSTSTDLMRKTTETAPVAQLTRVKDVASIEGIRDNQLIGYGIVVGLRGTGDTQQTVYPVQTLLSTLERLGITVPQTGTNSASNMQVKNIAGVFAIATLPPFSRTGERLDVTVSSAGDARSLEGGVLLMTPLYGPDGQIYAQAQGPLVLGGYQVTGGANTRQVNHPTTARVPSGALVERIVPFDMKDMHTVSVVLNDADFHTAERMAGAINTVLKTDRAHVADSRRVEITPQPGEDLPALLEQVEAVEIEVFPRARVVVNERTGTVVIGGKVRLQPVSILHGGLSINVIVENQVSQPNAFAQGTTQVVQQTTLQAQDKPVNQIELKAGATVEDLVQELQQIGATARDVISILQGMKEAGALEADLEVL, from the coding sequence ATGGATGGATGGGGGACGGGGAGTTTTACGCCGGTTCAGTACTTGGTGGCCGGCATCTGTCTGGCAACCGCTGTTTCTGTCGATATGGGGAATGCGCAGACGTCCGGACAGGCCTTTCCGCCATCACGGGTAACGCTGAACTCGACGTCGACAGATCTCATGCGCAAGACAACCGAAACAGCCCCGGTCGCCCAACTCACCCGCGTCAAAGATGTTGCGTCGATTGAAGGCATCCGCGACAACCAACTGATCGGATACGGAATCGTCGTTGGATTGCGCGGAACCGGGGACACGCAGCAAACGGTTTACCCGGTTCAGACGCTGCTCTCGACGTTAGAGCGCCTTGGCATCACCGTTCCCCAGACTGGAACCAACAGCGCCAGCAACATGCAGGTGAAGAATATCGCTGGAGTTTTCGCGATTGCCACTCTGCCGCCCTTCAGTAGGACTGGCGAACGGCTGGATGTCACGGTCTCGTCGGCCGGGGATGCCAGGTCCCTGGAAGGCGGCGTATTGCTGATGACGCCGCTATACGGACCGGACGGCCAGATTTATGCGCAAGCGCAGGGACCGCTGGTGCTGGGCGGGTATCAGGTCACCGGAGGCGCGAACACCCGGCAGGTGAACCATCCCACGACGGCGCGCGTCCCGTCCGGGGCCTTGGTCGAGAGGATCGTACCTTTTGACATGAAGGACATGCATACGGTCAGCGTGGTGCTCAATGACGCTGACTTTCACACCGCAGAGCGGATGGCCGGAGCGATCAATACCGTTTTGAAGACCGATCGAGCGCATGTTGCAGATAGCCGACGGGTGGAAATCACGCCGCAACCGGGGGAGGATCTACCGGCTCTGCTGGAGCAGGTCGAGGCGGTCGAAATCGAGGTCTTTCCCAGAGCGAGGGTGGTTGTCAATGAGCGAACTGGAACAGTGGTCATCGGCGGCAAGGTACGCCTTCAGCCTGTTTCGATCCTCCACGGGGGACTCTCAATCAACGTAATCGTCGAGAACCAGGTTTCACAGCCCAACGCATTCGCGCAAGGCACAACCCAGGTTGTACAGCAAACGACCTTGCAGGCGCAGGACAAGCCCGTGAACCAGATTGAATTGAAGGCGGGAGCGACTGTAGAGGATCTGGTGCAGGAGTTGCAGCAGATCGGGGCAACGGCGAGAGACGTGATCTCTATCCTGCAGGGAATGAAGGAAGCTGGCGCTCTGGAAGCAGATCTGGAGGTGTTGTAG
- a CDS encoding flagellar motor switch protein FliM, with product MEKTLKQDEIDALFQAARTTASPEAKPKIRARVVPYNFASAGEISTDQLRAISMLNDLFARNLTHNLSAWLRTRLQVNLVSAEQIAFNEFLMRIPEISYVASVRLEPLGALSILQLDLAIAPSVIDLLLGGEGHSGSLRELTDIEESIMASLVEIVCRELTMAWQPVGLSFNFERRQMQTQAARVMPVTEKTLCLSFEIRMQESSGLLNLAFPAVVANTILRRLTGEWGGRRRHADESRQRIEQTARGLSFGTTLQLPSVRIEARELEDLAVGKLIRFKLAANSGAELRSGGQLLFHAQPVRLGPHRGARIEAAIDRQIEA from the coding sequence ATGGAAAAAACCCTCAAGCAGGATGAGATTGACGCGCTCTTTCAGGCGGCGAGGACGACAGCTTCACCCGAGGCCAAACCAAAGATACGGGCCCGCGTCGTGCCGTATAACTTTGCCTCCGCTGGAGAGATTTCCACGGATCAGCTACGGGCGATCAGTATGCTCAACGATCTCTTCGCTCGCAATCTGACCCATAATCTCTCGGCGTGGCTGCGCACACGGCTTCAGGTCAACCTGGTGTCGGCGGAGCAGATCGCCTTCAACGAGTTTCTGATGCGAATTCCGGAGATCTCCTACGTTGCTTCCGTCCGGCTGGAGCCTCTGGGTGCGTTGTCCATCCTACAACTGGATCTCGCTATCGCGCCCTCTGTGATCGACCTTCTGCTCGGCGGGGAAGGACATTCCGGATCGTTGCGCGAACTGACCGATATTGAGGAATCGATCATGGCTTCGCTCGTGGAGATTGTGTGCCGGGAGCTGACGATGGCCTGGCAGCCGGTCGGACTGAGCTTTAACTTTGAGCGCCGCCAGATGCAAACGCAGGCGGCGAGGGTCATGCCGGTTACAGAAAAGACGTTGTGCCTGAGCTTTGAAATCCGTATGCAGGAATCTTCCGGTCTGTTAAATCTGGCCTTTCCTGCGGTCGTTGCCAACACGATCCTGCGCCGGCTTACGGGCGAATGGGGAGGCCGCCGGCGGCATGCAGACGAATCGCGGCAACGAATTGAGCAGACGGCGCGAGGTCTATCGTTTGGGACGACGCTGCAACTCCCGTCGGTCCGGATCGAAGCGCGCGAACTGGAAGACCTGGCGGTGGGCAAGCTGATTCGGTTCAAGCTGGCGGCTAATTCCGGCGCGGAACTGCGCTCGGGTGGACAATTGCTCTTTCATGCGCAGCCAGTGCGGCTTGGACCCCACCGGGGAGCGCGGATCGAGGCAGCGATCGACCGCCAGATTGAAGCATGA
- a CDS encoding response regulator: MSEMRVLIVDDSSVMRKIVERSLRQAGLEPMVVLEAGSGVEGLQVLSGQSVHLILSDINMPSMDGLEFLRQLRSQNLADGVPVVMITTESSEEHVKQAILAGAQGYIRKPFTAEQVKERVLPLLTAVEGR; encoded by the coding sequence ATGAGTGAAATGCGTGTGCTGATTGTGGATGACTCGTCTGTGATGAGGAAGATTGTGGAGCGCTCTCTGCGCCAGGCGGGCCTTGAGCCCATGGTGGTACTGGAAGCGGGCAGCGGAGTCGAAGGACTGCAGGTGCTGAGCGGTCAATCTGTGCATCTTATTCTCTCCGATATCAATATGCCCTCCATGGACGGGCTTGAATTTCTGCGGCAGCTTCGCAGCCAGAATCTGGCGGACGGGGTTCCAGTGGTGATGATTACCACCGAATCCAGCGAAGAGCATGTCAAGCAGGCGATTCTCGCCGGAGCGCAGGGCTACATCCGCAAACCCTTTACCGCCGAACAGGTGAAGGAACGGGTTCTGCCCTTGCTGACTGCTGTCGAAGGCCGGTAG
- a CDS encoding flagellar basal body L-ring protein FlgH — protein MRMHSACLRGSRKPSLAALLAATVLLAALGWNSDAAAIDLPGKKKGNGAGATPAKATPPEEALKAYIQRVHTQHETEVRTPGSIWVDQGRLVRLSTDAKAVRLHDVVSIVVAESVAAETDGQVKNSRASNASSGFTGLFGSLGASNRLQNLLGQNAASGLTAQGQSVTNSSLATTFGGEVVDVLPNGMLVVQATRQLTFSQQTQLIKLRGLVRPEDVSAQNQVLSTAMTDLELEVTGKGIINDYTYRQNPVWRFLQKLLVF, from the coding sequence ATGAGGATGCATTCTGCATGTTTACGAGGCTCGCGAAAGCCTTCCCTGGCTGCATTGCTTGCGGCCACCGTACTTCTCGCCGCTCTTGGCTGGAACTCAGACGCCGCAGCCATCGATCTGCCTGGAAAAAAGAAGGGGAACGGCGCTGGTGCTACCCCTGCCAAGGCAACGCCGCCGGAAGAAGCTCTGAAGGCTTACATTCAGCGCGTCCACACACAGCATGAAACCGAAGTGCGGACGCCGGGGTCAATCTGGGTCGATCAGGGCCGTCTGGTGAGGCTTTCGACGGATGCCAAAGCCGTGCGCCTGCACGACGTGGTTTCAATCGTGGTAGCGGAAAGCGTCGCTGCTGAAACCGACGGCCAGGTGAAGAACTCCCGCGCATCGAATGCCAGTTCCGGATTCACGGGCCTCTTCGGCAGCCTCGGCGCATCCAACCGGCTGCAGAATCTGCTCGGGCAGAATGCCGCGTCGGGCCTCACCGCCCAAGGACAGAGCGTGACCAACTCCAGCCTTGCGACGACGTTTGGCGGGGAGGTTGTGGATGTGCTGCCCAACGGCATGCTGGTCGTGCAGGCGACCCGCCAGCTGACCTTTTCGCAACAAACGCAGTTGATCAAGCTGCGGGGATTGGTTCGACCGGAAGATGTGAGCGCGCAGAATCAGGTGCTTTCGACTGCCATGACCGATCTGGAACTGGAAGTAACCGGCAAGGGCATCATCAACGACTATACCTACCGTCAGAATCCTGTATGGCGGTTCTTGCAGAAGCTGCTGGTCTTCTGA
- a CDS encoding FliM/FliN family flagellar motor C-terminal domain-containing protein, whose protein sequence is MSEKLNYLDCWINVATSLFSQALLGEPVLSDALPKPMLAGTFGFAATLEGDEAGRFAVLLDASLAGSNLLGEGADQKAGWAELLREVADAAAGELLAKTGRKCHVTAFDAITEEGKLSRAFLLKAGDRTWLIQVNSEMRLAASAKSTASAASARQESSGKPFNGGRGPWDSFTTASPSRPTSLSPGLELLLDVELEASLRFGAREMPLGEILDLGPGDVVQLDRHINDPVDLIVGDKIVARGEVVLVNGNFGLRVTEVAEPQRRLESIRCLF, encoded by the coding sequence ATGAGTGAAAAACTGAACTATCTCGATTGTTGGATCAATGTAGCTACCAGCCTATTTTCACAGGCTCTTCTTGGAGAACCAGTCCTTTCCGATGCGCTGCCGAAGCCTATGCTGGCTGGAACCTTCGGCTTTGCGGCGACGTTGGAAGGAGACGAGGCGGGACGATTTGCCGTGTTGCTGGACGCGTCCCTCGCAGGTTCGAATCTCCTCGGCGAGGGAGCGGATCAGAAGGCTGGCTGGGCAGAACTTCTCAGAGAAGTCGCCGATGCTGCAGCGGGAGAATTGCTCGCAAAGACTGGTAGAAAATGCCATGTAACGGCCTTTGACGCAATCACCGAAGAGGGAAAGCTTTCGCGCGCGTTTCTACTGAAGGCCGGAGATAGAACGTGGCTGATCCAGGTCAACAGCGAGATGCGTCTGGCCGCATCCGCCAAGTCGACTGCTTCCGCAGCGAGCGCGAGACAGGAATCATCGGGCAAGCCATTCAACGGAGGACGCGGCCCGTGGGACAGCTTCACAACCGCATCGCCGTCTCGGCCGACATCCCTCTCCCCCGGCCTCGAACTGTTGCTGGATGTCGAGCTTGAGGCTTCTCTCCGATTTGGAGCACGCGAGATGCCCCTCGGCGAAATCCTCGACCTTGGACCCGGGGACGTAGTTCAGCTTGATCGGCACATCAACGATCCGGTTGACCTGATTGTCGGAGATAAGATCGTGGCCCGTGGAGAAGTCGTTCTCGTCAACGGCAACTTCGGACTGCGAGTGACAGAGGTTGCAGAGCCGCAAAGACGACTGGAGAGTATTCGATGCCTCTTTTAG
- the flgM gene encoding flagellar biosynthesis anti-sigma factor FlgM, producing MKIPNGIEDISQIFSSQAITNTVATKGSSTPQGEADKAQLSDLATQLAQSTAAPDVRMDKVTSIQSALQAGTYQVSAEDVAQKIVTSMLAPEK from the coding sequence ATGAAGATACCGAACGGAATAGAAGATATCTCCCAGATCTTTTCGTCCCAGGCGATAACGAATACGGTCGCAACTAAGGGGAGCAGCACGCCTCAAGGTGAAGCCGACAAAGCGCAGCTGAGTGATCTTGCGACCCAACTGGCACAGTCAACGGCTGCCCCCGATGTTCGCATGGACAAAGTAACCAGTATCCAAAGTGCGCTGCAGGCCGGAACCTACCAGGTCTCCGCCGAAGACGTTGCACAGAAGATTGTTACCTCGATGCTCGCGCCGGAAAAATAA
- the flgK gene encoding flagellar hook-associated protein FlgK, whose translation MGTISSALNIITSALDADQEALNITANNVANASNESYTREVPNWSENQPIYINGSSYGQGVTVTGAVSQRDLVLNQRLDQQQQQSASSTALLTALTTLQDTFTPASSSSSTGNIGNDITNFFDAYSQLESSSTSNADRQGVLSAATTLAGDISSAAASINAQQSSLDQSAVTVVAQVNALTTSLAQVTKQIQSLSPNQDAGSLEDERQADLSQLSQLIGINQITTEQNGLSITTTGGQLLASEGASFQITSGDVNGVTHFYLGGTDITSALASGGGQLGGLLTARDQSIPTTLASLDQLAYGIATQVNTINNAGTDLDGDNGNAGNIFNAPTQVAGSAAAMQVVMTDPNKIAAAGLGLGSGDGSNATKVANLANQNIINGQTPSNFYSNLVSTLGATVSETTTENTALTASVSQLQTQVNSLSGVSLNDEASNLEEFQRSYQAGSEVFTILNTIMASAVNLGVETAVS comes from the coding sequence ATGGGGACAATTAGTTCAGCTCTCAACATCATTACTTCGGCTCTCGATGCCGATCAGGAAGCTCTCAACATTACCGCCAACAACGTGGCGAATGCTTCGAATGAATCGTATACGCGGGAAGTTCCGAACTGGTCGGAAAATCAACCAATTTACATTAACGGCAGCTCGTATGGGCAGGGAGTGACCGTTACAGGAGCGGTTTCACAGCGGGATCTTGTTCTGAATCAGCGATTGGATCAGCAACAGCAGCAGAGTGCCTCATCGACTGCTCTGCTGACGGCGCTGACGACACTGCAGGATACCTTCACGCCCGCCTCCAGCTCCAGTTCGACGGGCAACATCGGAAACGACATCACCAACTTTTTCGACGCCTATTCGCAACTGGAGTCCTCCTCGACCAGCAATGCGGATCGACAGGGCGTCCTGTCCGCCGCAACCACGCTGGCGGGGGATATTTCAAGCGCAGCGGCGAGCATCAATGCGCAGCAGTCGTCGCTCGACCAGTCCGCAGTCACGGTCGTAGCCCAGGTGAATGCGCTCACGACATCGCTGGCCCAGGTAACGAAACAGATTCAGTCGCTTTCGCCGAACCAGGACGCAGGGTCGCTTGAGGATGAGCGCCAGGCCGATCTCAGCCAACTCTCCCAATTGATCGGAATCAATCAGATTACAACCGAGCAGAATGGGTTGAGCATAACGACGACCGGCGGGCAGTTGCTGGCCTCGGAAGGCGCCTCGTTTCAGATCACCTCCGGAGATGTGAACGGAGTTACGCACTTCTATCTCGGTGGTACCGATATCACTTCCGCACTCGCATCCGGGGGCGGCCAACTAGGTGGATTGCTGACGGCGCGGGACCAGAGTATTCCAACGACGCTCGCCTCGCTGGATCAGCTTGCTTACGGCATCGCCACGCAGGTCAACACGATCAACAACGCGGGCACAGACCTTGACGGAGACAACGGCAACGCAGGCAATATCTTCAACGCGCCGACGCAGGTAGCTGGAAGCGCAGCCGCGATGCAGGTTGTGATGACCGATCCGAACAAGATCGCTGCCGCTGGACTGGGACTCGGTAGCGGAGATGGTTCGAACGCTACAAAGGTTGCGAATCTTGCCAATCAGAACATTATCAACGGCCAGACTCCATCGAATTTCTATTCGAACCTGGTGAGCACCCTGGGCGCGACAGTTTCCGAAACGACTACGGAAAACACCGCGCTCACGGCATCCGTGTCGCAGCTTCAAACGCAGGTGAACTCCCTCTCGGGGGTGAGTCTCAATGACGAAGCCAGCAACCTGGAAGAGTTCCAGCGCTCGTATCAGGCCGGGTCGGAGGTTTTTACCATCCTGAACACCATCATGGCGTCTGCCGTGAATCTCGGTGTCGAGACAGCCGTATCCTAA
- a CDS encoding GspE/PulE family protein has product MPLLDDEFNRAGERSSKEKLTSWETLRSVDREPGNPDRRAPGLSRPAPQRGSRGVFSGLVSTCSNPGCDSGWLQIWRSRSGPFFEGGWGCSARCIAANIEAAVRRETKAKRIDSTPHRHRLPLGLVMLEQGWITSEQLRKALDAQRAAGRGRLGNWLVHEQGISEPLVTRALGLQWSCPVLPLEHHDPATMASLLPRLFVEAFGALPLRVAAGQILYLGFEERPDPVVVLAAERMLGLRVEAGLVHGSQFRPAFERMMSASYPRTELVEAASESPLVRVLTKAVERFKPAESRLVRMHDCLWLRMWKNPRPAAAPNIADVEDVICSLAAN; this is encoded by the coding sequence ATGCCTCTTTTAGACGATGAATTCAATCGCGCGGGAGAGCGGTCCTCAAAGGAGAAACTGACCTCGTGGGAGACTCTGCGGAGTGTGGATCGTGAACCCGGCAATCCGGATAGACGCGCTCCGGGTTTGTCGCGCCCGGCGCCTCAGCGCGGTTCGCGCGGAGTCTTTTCCGGACTTGTCTCGACCTGTTCCAATCCGGGGTGCGACAGCGGGTGGCTTCAGATTTGGAGAAGCCGGTCCGGCCCATTCTTTGAGGGCGGATGGGGCTGTTCCGCTCGATGCATCGCGGCGAATATCGAGGCTGCGGTGCGCCGCGAAACGAAGGCCAAACGCATCGATTCGACTCCTCATCGGCATCGGTTGCCGCTGGGACTAGTGATGTTGGAGCAAGGCTGGATCACCTCGGAACAGTTGCGCAAGGCACTGGATGCGCAGCGCGCTGCGGGCCGGGGTAGATTGGGCAATTGGCTGGTGCACGAGCAAGGCATTTCGGAGCCGCTCGTTACGCGGGCTCTGGGGCTTCAATGGAGTTGCCCGGTGTTGCCGCTGGAGCATCACGATCCCGCCACCATGGCGAGCCTGCTGCCCCGGCTCTTTGTCGAGGCATTTGGCGCATTGCCGTTACGCGTTGCCGCTGGACAGATCCTCTACCTCGGATTTGAAGAGCGGCCTGACCCCGTAGTAGTGCTTGCGGCCGAACGGATGCTTGGTTTGCGGGTGGAAGCCGGCCTCGTGCATGGGTCCCAGTTCCGGCCCGCATTTGAACGGATGATGAGCGCAAGTTATCCAAGAACGGAGCTGGTCGAGGCTGCATCGGAGTCTCCGCTGGTGAGGGTTCTGACCAAGGCCGTCGAACGGTTCAAGCCTGCGGAATCTAGATTAGTACGGATGCATGACTGTCTGTGGCTTCGCATGTGGAAGAATCCGCGACCGGCAGCCGCGCCGAATATCGCGGACGTCGAAGATGTGATTTGTTCCCTTGCGGCGAACTGA
- a CDS encoding flagellar hook basal-body protein — protein MDSGYYAAFAGLVARTQALDTAASNLANAQTAGYRAEREYFRSVLLDPLGGDSQLGGTVNNFGVLGGDHLDMGQGVLTPTGNALDLAIEGQGFFAVQTQNGVRYTRDGSFHRARDGQLVTTAGEPVLSAQNRPIPVPPGEVSVGSDGALSVGGATVAAVGVFAFPAGTQLTPEGKNRYIAPARVQAALAPAAIVHQGALEAANQDVIQGSLDLIMMQRQAETMQKALTIFHTDFNKTASEDIPRV, from the coding sequence ATGGATAGTGGCTACTATGCAGCCTTCGCGGGTCTGGTCGCTCGCACACAGGCGCTGGATACTGCAGCATCCAATCTGGCGAATGCGCAGACCGCAGGCTATCGTGCCGAGCGCGAGTACTTTCGCTCGGTTCTGCTTGATCCTCTGGGAGGAGACTCGCAGCTGGGCGGCACGGTGAATAACTTTGGCGTGCTTGGTGGCGACCATCTTGACATGGGCCAGGGCGTTCTCACGCCGACGGGCAATGCGCTCGATCTGGCTATCGAGGGGCAGGGATTCTTCGCCGTGCAGACTCAGAATGGCGTCCGCTACACGCGCGATGGAAGCTTTCACCGCGCGCGCGACGGACAGCTTGTAACGACTGCCGGGGAGCCGGTGCTCTCTGCGCAGAACCGTCCGATTCCAGTGCCGCCAGGCGAGGTCTCCGTGGGTTCTGACGGTGCGTTGTCGGTCGGAGGAGCCACGGTCGCGGCGGTCGGCGTGTTCGCTTTCCCGGCAGGAACGCAACTTACGCCCGAGGGTAAGAATCGGTACATAGCCCCTGCACGCGTGCAGGCTGCGCTCGCGCCCGCAGCCATTGTCCATCAGGGCGCTTTGGAAGCAGCCAATCAGGATGTCATTCAGGGCAGTCTCGACCTGATCATGATGCAGCGCCAGGCAGAGACCATGCAGAAGGCTCTCACCATCTTTCACACCGACTTCAATAAGACGGCATCCGAGGATATTCCCCGCGTGTAG